In Peromyscus maniculatus bairdii isolate BWxNUB_F1_BW_parent chromosome 21, HU_Pman_BW_mat_3.1, whole genome shotgun sequence, one DNA window encodes the following:
- the Actr1b gene encoding beta-centractin, translated as MESYDIIANQPVVIDNGSGVIKAGFAGDQIPKYCFPNYVGRPKHMRVMAGALEGDLFIGPKAEEHRGLLTIRYPMEHGVVRDWNDMERIWQYVYSKDQLQTFSEEHPVLLTEAPLNPSKNREKAAEVFFETFNVPALFISMQAVLSLYATGRTTGVVLDSGDGVTHAVPIYEGFAMPHSIMRVDIAGRDVSRYLRLLLRKEGADFHTSAEFEVVRTIKERACYLSINPQKDEALETEKVQYTLPDGSTLDVGPARFRAPELLFQPDLVGDESEGLHEVLAFAIHKSDMDLRRTLFSNIVLSGGSTLFKGFGDRLLSEVKKLAPKDVKIKISAPQERLYSTWIGGSILASLDTFKKMWVSKKEYEEDGSRAIHRKTF; from the exons ATGGAGTCCTACGATATCATCGCCAACCAGCCCGTGGTCATCGACAAC GGTTCCGGGGTGATCAAGGCTGGTTTTGCGGGAGACCAGATTCCTAAGTACTGTTTCCCAAACTA TGTGGGACGGCCCAAGCACATGCGGGTCATGGCCGGAGCCCTGGAGGGGGACCTTTTCATCGGACCGAAGGCAGAG GAGCACCGGGGGCTGCTGACCATCCGCTACCCCATGGAGCATGGTGTGGTCAGAGACTGGAATGACATGGAGCGCATCTGGCAGTACGTCTACTCCAAGGACCAGTTGCAGACCTTCTCTGAGGAG CATCCTGTTCTTCTAACGGAGGCCCCGCTGAACCCCAGTAAGAACCGGGAGAAGGCAGCAGAGGTGTTCTTTGAAACCTTCAATGTCCCTGCACTGTTCATCTCCATGCAGGCCGTGCTCAGCCT GTACGCAACAGGACGCACAACGGGAGTGGTCTTAGACTCGGGGGACGGGGTCACTCACGCTGTCCCCATCTATGAGGGCTTTGCCATGCCACACTCCATCATGCGGGTAGACATTGCGGGCCGCGACGTCTCTCGATATTTGAGGCTGCTGCTGCGTAAGGAAGGGGCTGACTTCCACACCTCGGCTGAGTTTGAGGTTGTCCGGACCATCAAAGAG CGAGCCTGCTACCTGTCCATCAACCCGCAGAAGGACGAAGCCCTAGAGACTGAGAAGGTGCAGTACACCCTTCCGGACGGCAGCACACTTGAT GTGGGGCCTGCACGCTTCCGGGCCCCTGAGCTGCTGTTCCAGCCAGACCTGGTGGGGGATGAGAGTGAGGGCCTCCATGAAGTGCTGGCCTTCGCCATCCACAAGTCCGACATGGACCTTCGCCGGACACTGTTCTCCAATATTGTGCTCTCAGGGGGCTCAACACTCTTTAAAG GCTTTGGAGACAGGTTACTAAGTGAAGTGAAGAAGCTGGCCCCAAAGGACGTTAAAATCAAG ATCTCTGCTCCTCAGGAACGGCTGTACTCCACATGGATCGG CGGCTCCATCCTCGCCTCCCTGGACACCTTCAAGAAGATGTGGGTATCCAAAAAGGAGTATGAAGAAGACGGTTCCCGCGCGATTCATCGCAAAACCTTCTAA